The sequence ATGTATCTGCTTTTCACCTGATTGACGATAGCCTGGTAAAAATGAGAGCAAAAATGCTGCTTCCCGAATCTTATACAACATCCACGACCAATACTGACTTACGACCTGTTGCATATAAATATCATTTATTGCTGTGGCTTGATGTGCATGGGTCCGGAGTATGGATCTTTTCCGGTGTCTTGCTCATACTCTCTCTGATAACCTGGATATTTTCTTCCTCTTTGAATAAAGGATTATTTATTACAGGATTTTCCGGAGTATCCCTTGAGTTTATCATTATCTTGATTATACAGTCACTTTATGGGTACAGTTATTATCTCACCGGGATAATAATTACCCTGTACATGGCAGGAATTGCAGCAGGATCTTTGTTTTTCTCCGGTATAGTGCGAAACAACATGAGAGTATTTTTACTCTTGCAACTTTCCCTTGGGATACTTTGTTTTGCCTTATTCCCCATTACCGTTTTGGCTTCTGAAATTGTATTATATGACATCCTGAACCTTATCATGCTCAGTTTAATCGTTGTTATTACAGGAGGACTTTCCGGTATGATATTTTCTGCAGCAACCGGGATAAGTAAGCTTAGCATCAGCGGAACAGCCGCTACAGCTTATGGTGCAGACCTTGCAGGATCCGCTGCCGGCGCTTTGCTGTCATCCGTTTATCTGGTTCCCGCATTGGGTTTGATTAATACTTGTTTAATTCTGGGAGGGCTTAATATTTTTAATGCTTTTTTCGTTTGGTTAAAACAAAAATAATGATTACTTTTTCGTGCATTTCATGAATCGCATTCCATGAACAAAAGATCATTCATAAAGAACAGTATCTGCGCTACCTGTGGACTTGCAGTTGCCTTTGGAACCAGGAACCTGTTCGGAAGTTTGTACCGTAATTTAAATGCGCCCCCGGATGATCCAAACCGGTTTTCCCGCGAAGCACTGCACTATATTAGCACACCCAGGGGAATTAAATGCAAACTTTGTCCCCAGGCTTGCGAACTAAAACCAGGAGAAACCGGTGATTGCAGAACAAGAGAAAATATCAACGGTAAACTGTTCACCATTGCTTATGGAAACCCTTGCGCAGTCCATATTGATCCTATAGAAAAAAAACCACTGTATCACTTTCTCCCTGCAAGTAAAGCCTATTCAATTGCAACAGCGGGATGTAATCTGGCCTGCCTGAACTGTCAGAACTGGACAATATCCCAGGAAAGCCCTCACAATACACGTAATTATGATTTATTCCCTGAAGCGGTTGTTAATGAAGCAAAAAAATATCAATGCAGAACCATAGCCTATACTTATTCTGAACCCATTGCATTTTATGAATATACGATGGATACATGCAAAATAGCCCGGACCGATGGGATTAAAAATCTGTTCATATCCGCCGGCTATATTAACGAGCAACCTCTCAGGGAATTAGCTCCGTTCCTGGATGCTGCCAATATTGATCTGAAAAGTTTTAGCAATGAAACATATGAAATGCTCAACGCGGGAACCCTGGAGCCGGTGTTAAATACTCTTAAAATATTACGGGATGAGGGAGTCTGGCTCGAAATAACAAACCTGATTGTTCCTTCATGGACAGACAATATGCAGGAAATCGAAAAAATGTGCCAATGGCTTTACTCAAACGGCTTCGAAAACACTCCTTTGCATTTTAGCCGATTCCATCCGATGTATAAACTCAAAAACCTTCCCCCTACTCCGACCGGCACATTGGATAAAGCAAGAAATATCGCGCTCGGGGAAGGATTGAATTATGTATATGTCGGGAATGCCCCCGAACTGGGCGATGAAAACACAACTTGCCCGAATTGCAGAAAAATTGCCATCAAACGCAAAGGATTTTCAGTAACCGAATTTAATATCCGCGATGGAAAATGCATATCATGCGGGTGCAAAATCGCAGGAGTATGGAACTAAACCGTAAATGTTTATTGATGTTGAAAAGTATCCGGAGGTTTTCAAAACATATTCCATATTTTTGTAAACAAATTTTATACAGAATAATCAATTAACACAACAACATGAAGATCACAGTAGTAGGAAGCGGATATGTAGGTCTGGTAACCGGAACCTGCTTTGCAGAAGTTGGCGTTGACGTCACTTGTGTAGATATCGATGAGAACAAGATTAACGGCCTGAAAAAGGGAATAATCCCCATTTTTGAACCAGGATTGGAAGATATGGTTCACCGCAATGTTGACAAAGGTCGGCTTCATTTCACCACTGACCTGGCCTCCACTTTAGAAGGCTGTGAAGTTATTTTCAGCGCTGTAGGAACACCACCCGATGAAGACGGTAGTGCTGACCTGAAATATGTGATTGATGTGGCAAAAGAAGCGGGTAAGAATATGAATGATTACATACTCATGGTAACCAAAAGTACTGTACCCGTTGGAACGGCCAACAAAGTCAGGTTAGCTATACAATCGGAACTTGATAAACGGGGTGTGAACATCCCTTTCGATGTTGCTTCCAACCCTGAATTCCTTAAGGAAGGTGCCGCTATTGACGACTTCCTTAAACCCGACCGTATCGTGATTGGCCTCGAATCGGAAAAAGCCCGGGAACTGATGAGCAAGCTCTATAAACCTTTCACTCTTAATGGACACCCGCTGATATTCATGGATATCCCTTCTGCTGAAATGACCAAATATGCCGCAAACGCGATGCTCGCCACACGAATTAGTTTCATGAACGATATTGCCAACCTTTGCGAAATCGTTGGAGCCAATGTTAATATGGTTAGAAAAGGCATTGGAAGCGACCCGAGAATAGGCAGCAAATTTATCTATCCCGGAGTGGGTTATGGCGGATCATGTTTTCCCAAGGACGTTAAAGCCCTTATACGGACTGCCCGCGCCAACAACTATGACTTAAAAGTTCTCCAGTCGGTCGAAGACGTAAACGACGAACAGAAAAAAGTCTTGTTTAATAAGGTTTATAAGTATTTTAATGGTGATATCAAAGGTAAAACCATCGGGATGTGGGGTCTTTCTTTTAAACCGGAAACCGATGACATGCGGGAAGCTCCATCTCTGGTTCTGATTGATGAATTTACCAATGCCGGTTGTAAAGTTAAAGCTTATGACCCTGTTGCAATGGACGAAACCAAACGAAAGATTGGTGATAAAATAGAATATGCCAATGATGCCTACGAAGCCCTCATTGATGCCGATTGCCTCGTTCTGGTAACTGAATGGAAAGAATTCAGGATCCCGAACCTCAATGTGATTAAAAAACTTCTGAAAAATCCGGCAATATTTGACGGAAGGAATATTTATGATCCGGAAGAAATGAAAAATACAGGATTCCATTACTTCTGCATTGGAATAAAAACCGAATATCTATAGAACTCCTGTTACGAAATGCTGATCCATACTCAGTTACCCAAATTAATGGTGCACTTATGAATAAGAAAAAAATCCTGATTACAGGCGGTGCCGGATTTCTAGGATCCCATCTTGCTGAAAGATTGTTACATGAAGGTAATGAAGTTATTTGTCTGGATAATTTTTTTACAGGGAACAAAAGCAATATCATTCACCTCATGGGAAATCCATTTTTCGAAGTGATCAGGCATGATGTTACCATGAGTTTCTTCATCGAAGTAGATGAAATCTATAACCTGGCCTGCCCGGCATCCCCGGTACAATATCAGGTTAATCCTATTAAAACTATTAAAACCTCTGTTGCTGGTGCAATGAATATGCTCGGTCTTGCCAAACGCATCAAGGCAAAAATCCTGCAGGCAAGTACCAGCGAGGTTTATGGCGATCCTGAGGTCCATCCCCAAAAAGAAGATTATTGGGGCCATGTAAACCCCATCGGCTCACGGGCTTGCTACGATGAAGGGAAACGCTGTGCTGAAGCCCTCTTCATGAATTACCACCGCCAAAACGGGGTAAAAATTAAGATTGCACGTATCTTTAACACTTATGGACCCAGAATGGATCCCGCTGATGGAAGGGTCGTCTCTAATTTTATTATGCAGGCCCTTAACAACAAACCGATTACTATTTACGGTGATGGAAGCCAAACCAGAAGCTTCTGTTTTGTTAGCGATCTGATTGACGGCCTTATAAAACTGATGAATACAGGTGATGATTTCACCGGTCCTGTTAATATTGGAAATCCCGGAGAATTCACGATTATGGAACTTGCCAGCAAGGTAATTGAATTAACAGGATCCAAATCAAAACTCACTTTTGAACCTTTACCTGAAGATGATCCCATCCAGAGGCAACCTGACATCACCCTGGCTAAAAATCGCCTGGGTTGGAAACCTACTATTCATTTGGAAGAAGGACTCTTGAAAACAATCGAATATTTCAGGAATATTAACCAGGGCTGATGCATGATATCCAAGGATCATAAGCTTTCTCCTGTGAAAATGTTTTATGGATGACCCTTACAATGTTCAATTTAAAATGTCCCCTATGAAAAACATTTTGGTAACCGGTGCAAATGGTCAGCTCGGAACGGAAATCCGGAATCGTTCACCTTTACATCCCGAATTAAATTTCCGGTTTACCGACCTGGATGATCTGAATATAGGGAAAAAAAGCAATATCATTGACTATTGCAATCATTTCACCCCCGATCTGATCATAAACTGTGCAGCATATAACCTCGTCGATAAGGCTGAGGATGACCCCGCCCCTGCAATTCTTGTCAATACTGAAGCCGTTGCAAACCTCGCTGATGTTGCAGGAATTTTTAATGCCGGATTGATCCATATCAGTACCGATTATGTTTTCGACGGAAAAGCTTTCAGACCTTACTCCGAAACCGACCAGCCTAACCCTCTTTCCGCCTATGCCCGATCAAAATATGGAGGTGAAACAGAACTGATCAACAGGAACGGAAAATTTGTGATTATCCGCACCTCCTGGCTGTACTCATCCCATGGGCAAAATTTTGTTAAAACAATCCTTAAATACGGAAAAGAAAGAGAATCTCTGAGGGTTGTCGATGACCAAACAGGTACACCTACATTTGCAGGAGATCTTGCCGAAGTAGTTCTTCAAATGATACCCGAATTTGATAAAATAAGCCAAACGGAAATATTTCACTTCTCCAATGAAGGGGTGGCATCCTGGTATGATTTTGCAAAAGCTATCCTACGGATGGCAGGGATAGGTTGCAAAGTATTCCCGGTGAGTACCGAAGATTATCCTTTGCCTGCAAAGCGACCATTCTACAGTGTAATGAACAAATCGAAAATAAAGCAATTCCTGGGAATGGAAATCCCGTACTGGCTTGACAGCCTTGAAAAATCATTGCATTCAATTAACAAATAACCCTATGGAATCATATAAATTAGAACCGGAAATCCTGAAAAAAGCTCAGATATGGTTGGGCGAAGGCTTTGATGAACAAACACGCAATGAAGTAAGTGACCTGATAAACTATAATCCTCAGGAGCTTACTGAATCTTTCTATACAAGTTTAGAGTTTGGAACCGGTGGTTTACGTGGCATCATGGGCCCCGGAACCAACCGTATGAATAAATATACTGTTGGAATGGCTACACAGGGATTGGCAAATTACCTTAAATCAGCCTTTAAAGACCTTCCAGAAATCAAAGTTGCCATAGCATATGACTCCAGAAACCGCAGCCGCTATTTCGCCGAGATTACCGCCAATGTTTTTGCTGCTAACAACATAAAAGTCTATCTTTTTGATGACCTCCGCCCTACTCCTGAATTATCTTTTGCAATTCGTCATTTTTCATGCCAGAGCGGTGTCGTTATCACTGCTTCACACAACCCTCCTGAATATAATGGCTATAAGGCCTATTGGGACGATGGAGCGCAAATGATCCCACCCCATGATAAAAACGTTATTGAAGAAGTAAACAAAATATCATCTATCGATGAAGTAAAATTCGAAGGAAACCGAAACCTGATCGAAGTGATAGGCAAAGATGTTGATGAATCTTACCTTTCCGCTGTTTTATCCCTGACACTGAATCCTGATCTTATCAGAAAACATCACAACCTGAAAATCGTTTACACCCCTCTCCACGGAACCGGAACACGATTGGTTCCTGAAATCCTGAAAAGAATGGGCTTTACCAGTGTCTATAGCGTGAAAGAACAGTCAATTCCCGATGGCAATTTCCCAACGGTTAAATCTCCAAATCCCGAAGAACAAAGTGCTCTCCAAATGGCTATGGAACTTGCCGGGAGTATTGATGCCAATCTTGTGATGGCCACAGACCCCGATGCTGACAGAGTTGGTATAGCCGTTAAAAACAGCAATGGCGAATTCATCCTGCTTAATGGTAACCAGACTGCAGCCATCCTGATTCATTATCTGCTCAGTCAGTGGAAATCCAGAAACCTCCTCAAAGGAAAGGAATATATTGTAAAAACCATTGTAACATCAGAGCTTTTGAAAGATATCGCACAACATAATAATGTAAAATGTTACGATGTATTGACAGGCTTTAAATGGATTGCCGATATAATTCGCAGAAATGAAGGCGTAGAAACTTTTATCGGCGGCGGCGAAGAAAGCTATGGCTATATGATCGGCGATTTTGTTCGTGATAAAGATGCCGTCAGCTCTTGCGCAATGATTGCTGAAACAGCCGCCTGGGCTGCGGAACAAGGAAAAACTTTATACGATATCCTTCTCGACATTTACCTTGAGTATGGGTTATATCACGAGAGACTCAAATCCCTTGTCAGAAAAGGAAAATCAGGATCAGAAGAGATAAAGAAGATTATGTCGGATTACCGTGCCGATCCTCCAACTTCAATAAACGGTAGTTTGGTCGTTATGATCCGTGATTATCAATTGGGTATAGAAAAACACTTAACCGCAAAGACGGAGACAACTATCAATCTCCCCAAATCAAACGTACTGCAGTTTTTCCTGGAAGATGGCAGTAAAATTTCCGTAAGGCCTTCAGGAACTGAACCCAAAATAAAGTTCTATTTCAGCGTTAACACAAAACTAAGTACCCTCGCTGAATACCCTGATGCTCTTACTTCCCTGGAAAGTAAACTGGATGGGATCATTCGTGATCTGAATATTTAAAAGGGATACCGAAAAAATTAAAGCCTGACAATTTTCCTGTAAATAACCTTTCCTGAATGGGTGATTCTCAGAGAATACACTCCTGTTGCCAAACCATCAAGGTTACTGATACCGGTTGCTTGCCCTTCCCTTAAAGGAATGAATGAAGAATATACCTGCCTGCCGGAAATATCAAGGATATCAATGGCTACAGTACCCAAATCCCTTCCTGCAACAATACTGAATTGGTCGGAAAAGGGATTGGGATAAACAGAGACCTCCGGATCATCCAAGAATATTCTTGAATCAATGACAGTAAGAAGGTTGTTTGCTTCAAAGAAATCAGGAATCCCGTAACCCAGGAAATCATCCGGATTATTTGCCTGATTTCCGCTTGCTTCAATGGCAGCCAGAAGTTCCATGTTTTTAAGGTTGGGATGTGTTTGCCAAAGACAGGCAACCATTCCTGCCATTACGGGTGATGAGAAGGAAGTTCCACTGGCTCCACCATAAGAGCCTCCCGGATCGGCAGCATAAGTATCGTAACCTTGTGCAGCTATGTTGGGTTTTATCCTCCCGTCATAAGAAGGCCCCCGTGAACTGAAATACACGTAACTACCATCTGAAAATACGGCTCCAACCGCAAAAACGCTATCACCATCTGCGGGTGCTCCAATGTAAAACCAGGGAGAAGACCCTGAATTTCCGGCGGAATTAACAACAATCATGCCCCTGCTTGCAGCAACATCGGCTCCAACCGTAACCGGTGCCGTGTTCCCGTCCATATCCTGATAGGTATGGTCATGGTCAGGATCAAGAGGAAAGGTTGTATAACCCAAAGAAGAGTTAATAATATCCGCCCCCAGACTGTCAGCATACTCTGCAGCCGAAACCCAATTGTATTCCTCAATAATATACTCCGAACCGGTATCTTCTGACCGAAGCAACAAATAATTCGCCTTTGGAGCAGTCCCAATCAGTGTACCAGGGACATTTGCCCCCATGGTCGACAATACCATGGTGCCATGAGGATGCGTATCGTAGGTGAGCTCACCCCCTTTAACAAAATCGCGGGTTGCTAAAATCTGACCGTTCATCCATAAACTATCAAATGCCGGAATATCATCAGCGTTAAGGAATCCACCATCGAGTACAGCAATAATAAACCCTTCACCCCGATAACCCATATCGTGTAAAAGATCACCGTTCAACATATGAATCTGATTGTATGAAGGCCCGTAATCAAAAGAAGAACGTCCCGAATTCAAATTCTCCATCACAGGATTAAGGTTGAATGACTCATTGCGAAAAAAATCACTTTCAAACTTAGGATCAACCGGATTAACATGCGACTTTACAACTCCTTTAACATAAGGTAAAGCTTGTATGACTGCAATCTTCGATGGATCATCGGTTTGTATGCTAACACCGTTCAACCATTTTGTAGGGTTGATTATCGTCACCCCCACCTCTTTAACACCTTGGATATAAGCCGGATTGACCGGTAAATCTCTTAAGTCAATGGATATCCCTTGCCTTACTCTTCGGTCTATGGCCCTTTGTGAAAGAAACTCTGACGGATTGGTTATTGAATAAGGTGAGTTATTCTTGTCGGTAAATGCAATAAAATATTTATCGGGGTATATTTGCCCAGTTAAAATCCCTGGTATTAAAACCAATAAAACTAAAATGGTAGTGATACTTTTCATCTTTCTATCTATTTCTGAAGTAACGAAAATTATTTAAAATTGTTCTAAATGAGACGTTAAAAATACTAAATTATCTACATTTTTTCGAAAATTGTAAATAAATTTTAAAAAACACTTGACAGATAATCATTCATGCATTATATTTGTCACGGCTTTTTGATTAAGTTATAAGATTTGGTTTTAGGTCGTGCATTCCCTCCTCTCAGCACGACCTTTTTATTTACAGGGATTTTCCCTGCATGTTGCTTTTGTATTTTTTTCAGAATAACTTTGCAAAACAAAAGGATTTTCCAACAATCACGCAAATGAGACTGGACATTATCACGCTATTCCCGGAAATACTGAACGGATTTTTTGCTCATTCCATAATCAAAAGGGCAGCAGAGAAAGGGCATGTTAAAATCATCCTTCACAACCTGCGCGATTATTCGTCCAACAAATACAGGAGTGTCGATGATTACCCCTTTGGAGGTGGGGCTGGAATGGTCATGATGATAGAACCCATTGCCCACTGTATTCGCAAACTCAAAGAAGAAAGGGATTACGATGAGATCATTTACCTCACTCCTGATGGTAAACTGCTCGACCAAC is a genomic window of Bacteroidota bacterium containing:
- a CDS encoding phospho-sugar mutase; amino-acid sequence: MESYKLEPEILKKAQIWLGEGFDEQTRNEVSDLINYNPQELTESFYTSLEFGTGGLRGIMGPGTNRMNKYTVGMATQGLANYLKSAFKDLPEIKVAIAYDSRNRSRYFAEITANVFAANNIKVYLFDDLRPTPELSFAIRHFSCQSGVVITASHNPPEYNGYKAYWDDGAQMIPPHDKNVIEEVNKISSIDEVKFEGNRNLIEVIGKDVDESYLSAVLSLTLNPDLIRKHHNLKIVYTPLHGTGTRLVPEILKRMGFTSVYSVKEQSIPDGNFPTVKSPNPEEQSALQMAMELAGSIDANLVMATDPDADRVGIAVKNSNGEFILLNGNQTAAILIHYLLSQWKSRNLLKGKEYIVKTIVTSELLKDIAQHNNVKCYDVLTGFKWIADIIRRNEGVETFIGGGEESYGYMIGDFVRDKDAVSSCAMIAETAAWAAEQGKTLYDILLDIYLEYGLYHERLKSLVRKGKSGSEEIKKIMSDYRADPPTSINGSLVVMIRDYQLGIEKHLTAKTETTINLPKSNVLQFFLEDGSKISVRPSGTEPKIKFYFSVNTKLSTLAEYPDALTSLESKLDGIIRDLNI
- a CDS encoding SDR family oxidoreductase; translated protein: MNKKKILITGGAGFLGSHLAERLLHEGNEVICLDNFFTGNKSNIIHLMGNPFFEVIRHDVTMSFFIEVDEIYNLACPASPVQYQVNPIKTIKTSVAGAMNMLGLAKRIKAKILQASTSEVYGDPEVHPQKEDYWGHVNPIGSRACYDEGKRCAEALFMNYHRQNGVKIKIARIFNTYGPRMDPADGRVVSNFIMQALNNKPITIYGDGSQTRSFCFVSDLIDGLIKLMNTGDDFTGPVNIGNPGEFTIMELASKVIELTGSKSKLTFEPLPEDDPIQRQPDITLAKNRLGWKPTIHLEEGLLKTIEYFRNINQG
- the rfbD gene encoding dTDP-4-dehydrorhamnose reductase, with the protein product MKNILVTGANGQLGTEIRNRSPLHPELNFRFTDLDDLNIGKKSNIIDYCNHFTPDLIINCAAYNLVDKAEDDPAPAILVNTEAVANLADVAGIFNAGLIHISTDYVFDGKAFRPYSETDQPNPLSAYARSKYGGETELINRNGKFVIIRTSWLYSSHGQNFVKTILKYGKERESLRVVDDQTGTPTFAGDLAEVVLQMIPEFDKISQTEIFHFSNEGVASWYDFAKAILRMAGIGCKVFPVSTEDYPLPAKRPFYSVMNKSKIKQFLGMEIPYWLDSLEKSLHSINK
- a CDS encoding UDP-glucose/GDP-mannose dehydrogenase family protein; the encoded protein is MKITVVGSGYVGLVTGTCFAEVGVDVTCVDIDENKINGLKKGIIPIFEPGLEDMVHRNVDKGRLHFTTDLASTLEGCEVIFSAVGTPPDEDGSADLKYVIDVAKEAGKNMNDYILMVTKSTVPVGTANKVRLAIQSELDKRGVNIPFDVASNPEFLKEGAAIDDFLKPDRIVIGLESEKARELMSKLYKPFTLNGHPLIFMDIPSAEMTKYAANAMLATRISFMNDIANLCEIVGANVNMVRKGIGSDPRIGSKFIYPGVGYGGSCFPKDVKALIRTARANNYDLKVLQSVEDVNDEQKKVLFNKVYKYFNGDIKGKTIGMWGLSFKPETDDMREAPSLVLIDEFTNAGCKVKAYDPVAMDETKRKIGDKIEYANDAYEALIDADCLVLVTEWKEFRIPNLNVIKKLLKNPAIFDGRNIYDPEEMKNTGFHYFCIGIKTEYL
- a CDS encoding S8 family serine peptidase; the protein is MKSITTILVLLVLIPGILTGQIYPDKYFIAFTDKNNSPYSITNPSEFLSQRAIDRRVRQGISIDLRDLPVNPAYIQGVKEVGVTIINPTKWLNGVSIQTDDPSKIAVIQALPYVKGVVKSHVNPVDPKFESDFFRNESFNLNPVMENLNSGRSSFDYGPSYNQIHMLNGDLLHDMGYRGEGFIIAVLDGGFLNADDIPAFDSLWMNGQILATRDFVKGGELTYDTHPHGTMVLSTMGANVPGTLIGTAPKANYLLLRSEDTGSEYIIEEYNWVSAAEYADSLGADIINSSLGYTTFPLDPDHDHTYQDMDGNTAPVTVGADVAASRGMIVVNSAGNSGSSPWFYIGAPADGDSVFAVGAVFSDGSYVYFSSRGPSYDGRIKPNIAAQGYDTYAADPGGSYGGASGTSFSSPVMAGMVACLWQTHPNLKNMELLAAIEASGNQANNPDDFLGYGIPDFFEANNLLTVIDSRIFLDDPEVSVYPNPFSDQFSIVAGRDLGTVAIDILDISGRQVYSSFIPLREGQATGISNLDGLATGVYSLRITHSGKVIYRKIVRL
- the amrS gene encoding AmmeMemoRadiSam system radical SAM enzyme, whose product is MNKRSFIKNSICATCGLAVAFGTRNLFGSLYRNLNAPPDDPNRFSREALHYISTPRGIKCKLCPQACELKPGETGDCRTRENINGKLFTIAYGNPCAVHIDPIEKKPLYHFLPASKAYSIATAGCNLACLNCQNWTISQESPHNTRNYDLFPEAVVNEAKKYQCRTIAYTYSEPIAFYEYTMDTCKIARTDGIKNLFISAGYINEQPLRELAPFLDAANIDLKSFSNETYEMLNAGTLEPVLNTLKILRDEGVWLEITNLIVPSWTDNMQEIEKMCQWLYSNGFENTPLHFSRFHPMYKLKNLPPTPTGTLDKARNIALGEGLNYVYVGNAPELGDENTTCPNCRKIAIKRKGFSVTEFNIRDGKCISCGCKIAGVWN